Proteins encoded in a region of the Perca fluviatilis chromosome 8, GENO_Pfluv_1.0, whole genome shotgun sequence genome:
- the fads2 gene encoding acyl-CoA 6-desaturase, which produces MGGGGQLTDAEEPISGRAAGVYTWEEVQSHCNQNDQWLVIDRKVYNITQWTKRHPGGIRVISHYAGENATEAFTAFHPDLKFVKKFLKPLQIGELAATEPSQDRNKNATIIQDFHTLRAQVESEGLFRARPLFFCLHLGHILLLEALAWLIIWVWGTSWTLTFLSAIMLATAQLQAGWLQHDFGHLSVFKKSSWNHLLHKFVIGHLKGASANWWNHRHFQHHAKPNIFSKDPDVNMLHIFVVGETQPVEYGIKKIKYMPYHHQHKYFFLVGPPLLIPVFFNIQIMQTMISRRQWVDLAWALSYYLRYLCCSIPMFGLFGSVVFISFIRILESHGFVWVTQMSHLPMDIDHEKNQDWLSMQLQATCNIKQSLFNDWFSGHLNFQIEHHLFPTMPRHNYHLVAPLVRALCEKHGIPYQVKTLWQGFADVFRSLKHSGDLWLDAYLHK; this is translated from the exons ATGGGAGGTGGAGGCCAGCTAACGGATGCAGAAGAGCCGATCAGCGGGCGGGCTGCTGGTGTCTACACCTGGGAGGAGGTGCAAAGCCACTGCAACCAGAATGACCAGTGGCTGGTGATAGATCGAAAGGTTTACAACATCACACAGTGGACCAAAAGACACCCAGGAGGGATTCGAGTCATCAGCCATTATGCTGGAGAGAATGCCACG GAGGCATTCACTGCTTTTCATCCAGATTTaaagtttgtgaaaaagttTCTGAAGCCGCTGCAGATTGGAGAGCTGGCAGCGACGGAGCCCAGCCAGGACCGAAACAAAAAT GCAACCATCATACAGGATTTCCATACTTTACGTGCTCAGGTGGAGAGCGAGGGTCTGTTTCGAGCTCGGCCTTTGTTCTTCTGCCTCCACCTGGGTCACATCCTTCTGCTGGAGGCCCTCGCCTGGCTGATCATCTGGGTCTGGGGAACTAGCTGGACTCTGACCTTTCTGAGCGCCATCATGCTAGCAACCGCTCAG TTGCAGGCTGGATGGCTGCAGCATGACTTTGGCCACCTGTCTGTCTTCAAGAAGTCCAGCTGGAATCACTTGTTGCACAAGTTTGTCATTGGTCATTTGAAG GGAGCGTCTGCCAACTGGTGGAATCACCGGCATTTCCAGCATCACGCTAAACCCAACATCTTCAGTAAGGACCCTGATGTCAACATGTTGCACATCTTCGTAGTTGGAGAAACTCAACCAGTGGAG TATGGCATAAAAAAGATCAAATATATGCCTTATCACCACCAACACAAGTACTTCTTTCTCG TTGGACCACCGCTTCTCATTCCAGTTTTCTTCAACATTCAAATAATGCAAACCATGATTTCCCGCCGTCAGTGGGTG GATCTGGCTTGGGCTTTGTCTTACTACCTGCGCTACCTGTGCTGTTCTATACCCATGTTTGGCCTGTTTGGCTCAGTGGTGTTCATCAGCTTCATCAG GATTTTGGAGAGTCACGGGTTTGTCTGGGTGACTCAGATGAGTCATCTGCCCATGGACATCGACCACGAGAAGAACCAGGACTGGCTGTCCATGCAG TTACAAGCCACCTGTAACATAAAGCAGTCCCTCTTCAACGACTGGTTCAGCGGACACCTCAACTTTCAAATCGAACACCA TTTGTTTCCAACAATGCCGCGCCACAACTACCACCTGGTGGCCCCGCTGGTCCGTGCACTGTGTGAGAAACATGGGATTCCTTACCAGGTGAAAACATTGTGGCAGGGCTTCGCTGATGTTTTCAG gtCACTGAAACACTCAGGCGACCTCTGGCTTGATGCATATCTGCATAAATGA